The genomic DNA CAATATTCATGCGAAAAGGGGTGGAGCTTCCAACTTCTTCAACATTAATGATCTTATTTGCAATAAGGTCATCTATTGCTTTGCCATAAGAATAGCTCCGAACAGTCCCGAACGTTTTATCTAATAGGGATTCGGTGTCGGAGTACTTCCAATCAGACTGGGTGGTGAAAAAGCCATGTTGACTAAAACCTAATTCCATCTCAGGAAAAATAAAGCTTTGGGCATCATTTCGCAGTGCTCCTACAGCTGCGTCAAATTTACCAGCTTTCACATCATGGACCGCCCTGCTCCATGGCATCGTCATGTAAACAACTTTGTAGCCATGCTGGGAAAATATTCTTTGTGCGATTTCAACAAGAAACCCTGGCAATCTAGAACCGGGAGCACAGTTGTATGGGCACCACTCATCTGCCACCAGTGTGATTGATTTTGTGGAATATGACTCAAAATTTGGATATTGGTGGCCCCATTTATCGTAGATAGCTTTTAGTGCCCCCGACCTATGCAGCTGGATAATTCCTTTGTCGAACATTTCACGTGTGGCCTGACCTCTTTCTGTAGTGTTGAACAAAGGATGATATGAACGCTTCCCGACCTTCTGAATGTCAAAATCATTTCGATCGAAAGGTATCGTGTTTTTAGCAATTGATTCATTGATCAATGCGAGGTCGTCTACATAAAAGTCTGATCTATTCAGCACAATTATGGCTAATGCCTGTTGACCGGTTGAAACGTCCTTAACTGACACCGGTACACTAAAATTGTTTTGTGAATAGTATGTTGGTTGACTCAATATCTCTTTATCACGCAGGCTTTCTATTCCCCTCCAAGGCCCAATCCTGTCTTTATTGAAGAAGACATAGAAATCGTTTTCATACATGGGATATTGAGCCAACTCTAGAGGGGGGGCTGCTACATCATCACAGACCATCATGTCCGCTTCATTTCTCGCAACAAGCTCTTCTGACCTGCCCGAGTTGGCGTAGATATGACGAACAGGTAGTCCATACAAAGCGAACACCTTTTGGAGTACCTCGTGGTAGAGGCCTGAACCGTCCTCATTCGTAAAAGTTTCCCAAGATGGGCTCGTGGAGATGACTTCTTTTATCTCCACAGCATTACTTGCTGAAGGTGAACAAAAGAGGAGGAAAAGAAATGCGCTTAAAAGAGCGCAAATATGGTCATGATTTTTTCCCATTTCTACTAACCACCATGGCTATAAACGAAAGTTAATTATTTGAGATAAAGTCCAATGGAAAGACAGATGGTGTTCTTGGAGAGTTTTAAACAGATCATCCATGATTAAAATGGGTT from uncultured Pseudodesulfovibrio sp. includes the following:
- a CDS encoding transporter substrate-binding domain-containing protein, coding for MGKNHDHICALLSAFLFLLFCSPSASNAVEIKEVISTSPSWETFTNEDGSGLYHEVLQKVFALYGLPVRHIYANSGRSEELVARNEADMMVCDDVAAPPLELAQYPMYENDFYVFFNKDRIGPWRGIESLRDKEILSQPTYYSQNNFSVPVSVKDVSTGQQALAIIVLNRSDFYVDDLALINESIAKNTIPFDRNDFDIQKVGKRSYHPLFNTTERGQATREMFDKGIIQLHRSGALKAIYDKWGHQYPNFESYSTKSITLVADEWCPYNCAPGSRLPGFLVEIAQRIFSQHGYKVVYMTMPWSRAVHDVKAGKFDAAVGALRNDAQSFIFPEMELGFSQHGFFTTQSDWKYSDTESLLDKTFGTVRSYSYGKAIDDLIANKIINVEEVGSSTPFRMNIEKLTQGRIDFMIAERSVFSRYLKEHKLSKRIFYAGTPDLGEPVFIAFSPKKKTSKEYAKLLSTGIVKLRESGELARILEKYGLEDWQSRSM